One part of the Borrelia coriaceae genome encodes these proteins:
- a CDS encoding chromosome replication/partitioning protein has product MGIEVNKRNLNKELTPDEQISIHYNKLKERLKINFQKEIFCKIEAMKVLKEIKDNEYYKLDNYATFDDFAKDYRLARTQTYKYLKIATAIEEGIVEEKYVINNGINNTMFLLRNKEGVNIKKSKQNPLRPLRFQLKCPDAYAFYKGNAKLTSFLLEKVFSDEKDFLTKIITQFESLKRGKR; this is encoded by the coding sequence ATGGGAATAGAGGTTAATAAGAGGAATTTAAATAAAGAACTTACACCTGATGAACAGATATCTATTCACTATAATAAGCTTAAGGAAAGATTAAAGATTAATTTTCAAAAAGAGATTTTTTGTAAAATTGAAGCAATGAAAGTGTTAAAAGAAATTAAAGATAATGAATATTACAAACTTGATAATTATGCTACTTTCGATGATTTTGCTAAAGATTACAGACTTGCAAGGACCCAGACTTATAAGTATTTAAAGATCGCTACTGCTATTGAAGAGGGAATTGTTGAAGAGAAGTATGTTATTAATAATGGGATTAATAATACCATGTTCTTGCTTAGAAATAAAGAGGGTGTTAATATAAAAAAATCAAAGCAAAACCCATTAAGACCTTTAAGGTTTCAGCTTAAATGTCCAGATGCTTATGCATTTTATAAGGGAAATGCCAAGCTTACAAGCTTTCTTTTAGAGAAGGTTTTCTCTGATGAAAAAGATTTTTTAACAAAAATAATAACTCAATTTGAGTCTTTAAAAAGGGGGAAGAGATAA
- a CDS encoding DUF735 family protein gives MTENKVMKTLPQFLQNTQIAKITQSEISFKKQLLGELKDLRNNFKTIDIEENINSRYIALMMLSLFNAFHLKKGLKKDLINSLKALIFAIKSIGTDESFHLLFKAFLHARVEVNVNPEIPGEIIIKLIDNIRSPIKFKIAGKNNGKLKIIIVKHKGKFRKLASNYIPKDFTNSVYGFIKSLIPAGRTIKIFDTYDKEIK, from the coding sequence TTGACAGAGAATAAGGTAATGAAAACACTACCACAATTTTTACAAAATACACAGATTGCAAAGATCACACAAAGCGAAATTAGTTTTAAAAAACAACTACTAGGAGAACTTAAAGACCTACGTAACAACTTTAAGACAATTGATATAGAAGAAAATATCAATTCAAGATACATTGCATTGATGATGCTATCACTATTTAATGCATTTCACCTAAAAAAAGGACTAAAAAAAGATCTCATTAATTCGCTTAAAGCATTAATATTTGCAATAAAATCAATAGGCACAGATGAGAGTTTTCATTTACTATTTAAAGCATTTTTGCATGCAAGAGTTGAGGTAAACGTTAATCCAGAAATACCTGGTGAGATTATTATCAAATTGATTGACAATATTAGATCACCTATTAAATTTAAAATAGCTGGTAAAAATAATGGGAAATTAAAAATTATTATAGTTAAACACAAAGGAAAATTTAGAAAACTTGCATCCAATTATATCCCAAAAGACTTTACAAACTCAGTATATGGATTTATTAAATCTTTAATTCCTGCTGGAAGAACTATTAAAATTTTTGACACTTATGATAAAGAAATAAAATAA
- a CDS encoding DUF226 domain-containing protein has protein sequence MALLELLKQKKKEIYPKNRKKGKSNIFSKVEEINNRKIYHTKIFNDFYTFGISKNEPTKFFISLRGIFNIEDISMFHLFSIRDNDDFLGIYYGIKKLDKAFLVKNFNKRETYTLRKCEYIEFRFKKGGVFCYLSGLHNLLKKDKVGSSYYQTLLSILLELERELYAFYGKKLPEGGIIPRWIQKRQR, from the coding sequence GTGGCTTTACTAGAGTTATTGAAGCAAAAGAAAAAGGAAATATATCCTAAGAATAGAAAAAAGGGTAAAAGCAATATCTTCTCTAAAGTAGAGGAGATTAATAACCGTAAGATATATCATACTAAGATATTCAATGATTTTTATACTTTTGGAATAAGCAAGAACGAGCCAACCAAGTTTTTCATTTCCCTTAGAGGAATTTTTAACATAGAAGATATAAGCATGTTTCATTTATTCTCTATAAGAGATAATGATGATTTTTTGGGTATTTATTATGGTATTAAAAAATTAGATAAAGCGTTTTTAGTAAAGAACTTTAATAAGAGAGAGACTTATACTTTAAGAAAATGCGAGTACATAGAATTTAGATTTAAAAAAGGTGGGGTTTTTTGTTATTTAAGTGGGCTGCATAATTTATTAAAAAAAGATAAGGTTGGAAGTTCCTATTATCAAACTTTACTAAGTATACTCCTAGAATTAGAAAGGGAACTTTATGCATTTTATGGAAAAAAATTACCGGAAGGGGGTATTATTCCAAGATGGATACAAAAGAGACAAAGGTAA
- a CDS encoding BlyB family putative holin accessory protein, whose translation MLNKNNIHLGIIFLQNLVEFLGYSKTPNDEIFKTGIQKAIDIYKYMNKLYLASLKKMEHKECKQIILELETILNKITNLINAIKSDADPALIEELRLERNTLMQDKTKFFKEELDKEDQK comes from the coding sequence ATGTTAAACAAAAACAATATTCATCTAGGAATCATCTTTCTTCAAAATCTAGTAGAATTTTTAGGATATAGTAAAACTCCAAATGATGAAATTTTCAAAACAGGAATACAAAAAGCAATTGACATTTACAAATACATGAATAAGCTTTACCTAGCTTCACTTAAAAAAATGGAACATAAAGAATGCAAACAAATTATCCTAGAACTTGAAACCATACTTAACAAGATCACAAACCTTATTAATGCAATCAAAAGTGATGCTGATCCTGCTTTAATTGAAGAATTACGACTTGAACGCAATACTCTTATGCAAGATAAGACCAAATTTTTTAAAGAAGAACTAGATAAAGAGGATCAAAAATGA
- a CDS encoding BBA14 family lipoprotein, whose translation MNKKLILSLTILLQLIISCTSIASVPSEPQEPIEVTLKDLSIYEAQLTSYALYLETFLIRTKHKFKHPNFPPFTLLDPNILKSEHTIEAMQDNIKHLKRYINKTKPIVIDVYKKYSKLKK comes from the coding sequence ATGAACAAAAAATTAATTTTAAGTCTAACTATTTTATTGCAACTCATTATTAGTTGCACCTCCATAGCCTCAGTGCCATCAGAGCCTCAAGAACCTATTGAGGTTACACTTAAGGACTTAAGTATATATGAAGCACAGCTTACAAGCTATGCATTGTACCTCGAAACATTTTTAATAAGAACTAAGCATAAGTTTAAACATCCCAATTTTCCACCATTTACGCTACTAGATCCCAATATTTTAAAATCAGAGCATACAATAGAAGCAATGCAAGACAATATCAAGCACTTAAAACGTTACATAAATAAAACAAAACCTATAGTCATTGATGTATACAAAAAATACAGCAAATTAAAAAAGTAA
- a CDS encoding DUF685 domain-containing protein gives MDYEDATTEETIQIKDFNRKIKVNANDLIPIDDIVEETYAITYKNLLEQIKKDTFYEGFDYFKKVIREIISKELIEYESYIEKMYLKIISRLIEVNPESQNINLNTLMQKLKIKALEDLNRDALTTKGHKISIYNESKKEFELIEFDTLINDLKDSFIQNAQLEQAKESANRTFVQIDDFERIYKSISNTYLKKSNIIQEFEANVPLITQQLHDSTDYELLAYKPSQNLLIRLATISYLQGIPDNFQFWGVNPLSDSFYSYSEFATKTLITNIVGGRVELKFPRNLKGTDLYLNIILHIRGTRKSSYIGTKDIVLRFSENQNKEQGSLLYFYSGYEHNVVHPLLQGWYKLVSAIEDGDSKKDIPILLKL, from the coding sequence ATGGACTATGAAGATGCAACTACAGAAGAAACCATACAAATAAAAGATTTTAACAGAAAAATTAAAGTCAATGCAAACGATCTAATCCCCATTGATGATATTGTGGAAGAAACTTACGCAATTACATATAAAAACTTACTTGAGCAAATTAAAAAAGACACATTCTACGAGGGATTTGATTATTTTAAAAAAGTTATAAGGGAAATAATATCAAAAGAGCTGATAGAATATGAATCTTACATAGAAAAAATGTATTTAAAGATAATCTCCAGGCTAATAGAAGTAAACCCAGAATCACAAAATATTAATTTAAATACTTTAATGCAAAAACTTAAGATAAAAGCACTGGAAGATTTAAATAGAGACGCACTTACTACTAAAGGACACAAAATATCAATCTACAATGAAAGCAAAAAAGAATTCGAATTAATTGAATTTGACACATTAATAAATGACTTAAAAGACTCTTTTATACAAAACGCCCAATTAGAACAAGCTAAAGAGAGCGCAAACAGAACTTTTGTACAAATAGATGATTTTGAGAGAATCTATAAATCAATAAGTAATACTTATCTAAAAAAGAGTAATATCATACAAGAATTCGAAGCAAATGTACCACTTATTACGCAACAACTTCACGATTCTACAGATTATGAACTTCTTGCATACAAGCCATCTCAAAACTTACTAATCAGATTAGCAACAATCTCTTACCTACAAGGAATTCCTGATAATTTTCAATTCTGGGGAGTAAACCCATTATCTGATTCTTTTTACTCTTACAGTGAATTTGCTACAAAAACGTTAATAACAAACATTGTGGGTGGTAGAGTAGAATTAAAATTCCCAAGAAACTTAAAAGGCACTGATCTTTACCTTAACATAATCCTTCATATAAGAGGTACTAGAAAGTCCAGTTATATTGGGACAAAAGATATTGTACTTAGATTTTCAGAAAATCAAAATAAAGAACAAGGTTCACTTTTATATTTTTATAGCGGTTACGAACACAATGTAGTACACCCACTGCTTCAAGGGTGGTATAAATTAGTGTCTGCCATAGAAGACGGTGATTCAAAAAAGGATATTCCAATTCTTCTAAAATTATAG
- a CDS encoding ParA family protein, whose protein sequence is MDTKETKVITVASIKGGVGKSTTSLIFATLLSQSFKVLIIDIDTQASTTSYYFKFIKESGVDLFTRNIYEVLISNLHIDSAVVKINSNLDLIPSYLTLHKFNSEAIPYKEFRLKEQLRLLSFEYDYIILDTNPSLDFTLTNALVCSDYIIVPITAEKWAVESLDLFNFFIEKLSIKAPIYLLNTKFKKNNTHRELLSILKENDNFLGTISEREDLNRKIARNDVFDLNKDYIKEYQDTLLTLMNKISMMA, encoded by the coding sequence ATGGATACAAAAGAGACAAAGGTAATTACAGTAGCATCAATCAAGGGAGGAGTTGGTAAGAGTACTACAAGCTTAATATTTGCAACACTTTTATCACAATCTTTTAAAGTATTAATTATAGATATAGATACTCAAGCATCAACAACAAGTTATTATTTTAAGTTTATAAAAGAGAGTGGAGTAGATTTATTTACTAGGAATATATATGAAGTTTTAATATCCAATCTGCATATTGATAGTGCTGTTGTAAAGATTAATAGCAATTTAGATTTGATACCAAGTTATTTAACTTTACACAAATTTAATTCAGAAGCCATCCCATATAAGGAATTTAGATTAAAAGAACAGCTTAGGTTATTAAGTTTTGAGTATGATTACATAATACTTGATACTAACCCTAGCTTAGATTTTACTCTAACTAATGCTTTGGTGTGTAGTGATTATATTATAGTGCCAATTACGGCAGAGAAATGGGCAGTAGAAAGCTTAGATTTATTTAATTTTTTTATAGAAAAATTATCTATAAAAGCTCCTATTTATTTGCTTAATACTAAGTTTAAAAAAAATAATACGCACAGGGAATTACTGAGTATCTTAAAAGAGAATGATAATTTTTTAGGTACAATCTCTGAGAGAGAAGATTTGAATAGAAAGATAGCAAGAAACGATGTTTTTGATTTAAATAAGGATTATATAAAAGAGTATCAAGATACACTGTTAACTTTGATGAATAAGATAAGCATGATGGCTTAA
- a CDS encoding BlyA family holin — MNTIFDFLANIAEIKLIIIGGIVLLILIPLTLLLRPVINEVIKIIKHFLDKEN; from the coding sequence ATGAATACAATATTTGACTTCTTAGCAAATATTGCAGAGATAAAACTTATAATAATTGGAGGTATTGTATTGCTCATACTCATACCTTTAACGCTACTCTTAAGACCTGTTATCAATGAAGTAATTAAAATAATTAAGCATTTTCTTGACAAAGAAAATTAA
- a CDS encoding PBSX family phage terminase large subunit translates to MELHGLSVFIKLQKRFKQKFNIDIARFSQNKKREIDFNLFEKRYLTFKQKKVLEELDNNFCSKIIFNGGISSGKTFLASYLLIKFLIQNKHYYCKDTNNFIVGSSIGALLTNTLKQIEKICNLLNVEYVLKVSRSVSCTIAGLTLNVYGGKNSDSFFKIRGSNSALVYVNEATLMHKETLLEIMKRLRQKPAIIIFDTNPDHPAHYFKTDYIDREEVYRTYNFSIYDNPLNSQNFIETQELIYKDLHAYKARVLLGEWTASADTCFNEVVLNEDYEFKSPIMYVDPAFSVGMDNTAICVLERLGDKYYSYIYQDRKPISHASMLNAISVLAENFNINTLYIEDRDNTNGYGFLTKTMISIRQSINHYFKILAVKPLSNKFVRICTLIPLFNARKIEFLKITNKNVINDIYSYSGVFKGQDDALDALSACYLLLSLEHRSQLKYFVKSQYI, encoded by the coding sequence TTGGAATTACATGGTTTGTCAGTTTTTATTAAATTGCAGAAAAGATTTAAACAAAAATTTAATATTGATATTGCTAGATTTTCACAAAATAAGAAAAGAGAAATTGATTTTAATTTATTTGAAAAAAGATATTTAACTTTTAAGCAGAAAAAAGTATTAGAAGAGCTAGATAATAATTTTTGTTCCAAAATAATTTTTAATGGTGGAATATCTAGTGGTAAGACATTCTTAGCATCATATTTGCTTATTAAATTTTTAATTCAAAATAAACATTATTATTGCAAGGATACTAATAATTTTATTGTGGGAAGTTCAATTGGGGCATTGCTTACCAATACGCTTAAGCAGATAGAAAAGATATGTAATCTTTTAAATGTGGAGTATGTTTTAAAGGTTTCTCGTAGTGTTTCATGTACTATTGCAGGACTTACACTTAATGTTTATGGTGGTAAGAATAGTGATTCTTTTTTTAAGATTAGAGGTAGTAATTCTGCTTTGGTATATGTAAATGAAGCAACTTTAATGCATAAAGAGACTTTGCTTGAGATAATGAAAAGGCTTAGACAAAAACCAGCCATCATTATTTTTGATACTAATCCTGATCATCCTGCACATTATTTTAAGACTGATTATATTGATAGGGAGGAGGTTTATAGGACCTATAATTTTAGTATTTATGATAATCCTTTAAATTCGCAAAATTTTATTGAAACTCAAGAGCTAATTTACAAAGATTTGCATGCTTACAAGGCTAGGGTACTTCTTGGGGAATGGACTGCTAGTGCTGATACGTGTTTTAATGAGGTTGTTTTAAATGAAGATTATGAATTTAAAAGTCCAATCATGTATGTTGATCCTGCATTTTCTGTTGGTATGGATAATACCGCCATTTGTGTCCTTGAGAGACTGGGTGATAAGTATTATTCTTATATCTACCAAGATAGAAAACCTATAAGTCATGCATCTATGCTTAATGCAATCAGTGTTCTTGCCGAGAACTTTAATATCAATACTCTTTATATTGAAGATCGGGATAATACAAATGGGTATGGATTTTTAACTAAAACTATGATATCTATTAGGCAAAGTATAAATCATTATTTTAAGATATTAGCAGTTAAGCCTTTAAGTAATAAGTTTGTAAGGATATGTACTTTAATTCCTCTATTTAATGCTCGCAAGATAGAGTTTTTAAAAATTACAAATAAAAATGTTATTAATGATATTTATAGTTATAGCGGTGTTTTTAAAGGCCAAGATGATGCTCTTGATGCTTTGAGTGCTTGTTATTTGCTCTTAAGTCTTGAACATAGATCTCAGCTTAAATATTTTGTCAAAAGTCAATATATATAA
- a CDS encoding DUF276 domain-containing protein (DUF276 is restricted to Borreliella and related spirochetes.) gives MKIIFDQELGILTKSIEDIQNAKKEILKKEYNILIKENSIFDIINYPSSAIDMEIIQVVNELFETLKEEGTYFKSLQKSLSIPKSSTYEAIKQTLLAIPHVEYANIISSSGIIKIYIIFTPEYIKDGIIDNETQKNIWQAIYYTAPSGTKFQGKIQLDFLNNNGQKKIYKFSLGTTKYAYLKILYETESETPYKEVDGQIREIYTKMIQNKYKDMGISFRHQDFLNPVSLIQGIKKMRIGICIKDDLETKITQIKENEFNFNTDVEIQENALISFDTNLRLIIDRE, from the coding sequence ATGAAAATAATATTTGATCAAGAACTTGGAATTCTTACAAAATCAATAGAAGATATACAAAACGCAAAAAAAGAAATACTTAAAAAAGAATATAATATTTTAATAAAAGAAAATTCAATATTTGACATAATAAATTACCCAAGTTCTGCTATCGATATGGAAATCATTCAAGTTGTAAACGAATTATTTGAGACCCTTAAAGAGGAGGGCACATACTTTAAAAGTTTACAAAAATCTTTAAGCATACCTAAAAGTTCAACTTATGAAGCTATAAAACAAACACTATTAGCAATTCCACATGTAGAGTATGCAAACATCATAAGTTCATCAGGAATAATTAAAATTTATATAATATTTACACCTGAATACATTAAAGATGGAATTATTGATAATGAAACACAAAAAAATATTTGGCAAGCAATATACTATACTGCTCCAAGTGGAACAAAATTCCAAGGAAAAATACAACTTGATTTTTTAAACAACAATGGACAAAAAAAGATATACAAGTTTAGCCTAGGAACAACCAAATACGCATATTTAAAAATATTATACGAAACTGAATCAGAAACACCATACAAAGAAGTAGACGGACAAATAAGAGAAATTTACACAAAAATGATACAAAATAAATACAAAGACATGGGTATTTCGTTTAGGCACCAAGATTTCTTAAATCCTGTAAGTCTAATTCAAGGAATCAAAAAAATGCGAATTGGTATTTGCATAAAAGATGACTTAGAAACCAAAATAACACAAATTAAAGAAAATGAGTTTAATTTTAATACCGATGTTGAAATTCAAGAAAATGCACTGATCTCTTTTGATACAAATTTAAGACTAATAATTGACAGAGAATAA
- a CDS encoding plasmid maintenance protein, with translation MKIKSIKGKTNRYQYNLIVLISTINFMNLKLKQYTQNNILYFFNGNLRRNEQKTVKIKTLQNYLYALEKKFKITLNYCKHLGKKCGSEVYYTLQYPKKECHAKINSYFKSTKQEKIDKFKERVATYERENGSPKWECINNINNKKEEEILSKYINKCNFKIDLPFILLRSNIEKAVKIELIKEIKKHERDLEVLPSKDLALIGIELEKGKIGCVKNFLEKNGYLNQKLKIKSSKQENKIYKLKEILSTKETELKKQNYDEAVLKEKISKIYETYKKKPHFIIEQDKYEDLDRLIRRIKINTKICKKSESNANDIKNNIFSILLEQLRHKVDIGILIPALKKLVNTKDELRYSKVVDNTYYYELLKMIK, from the coding sequence GTGAAAATCAAAAGTATAAAGGGTAAGACCAATAGATACCAATACAACTTAATTGTGCTTATATCCACAATTAATTTCATGAATTTAAAACTCAAGCAATACACACAAAATAACATTTTATATTTTTTCAATGGCAACTTAAGAAGAAACGAGCAAAAAACAGTCAAGATCAAAACATTGCAGAATTATCTGTACGCACTTGAAAAAAAGTTTAAAATTACACTTAACTACTGCAAACACTTAGGTAAAAAGTGCGGAAGTGAAGTTTATTATACTCTACAATATCCAAAGAAAGAATGTCATGCAAAGATAAACTCATATTTCAAGAGCACAAAGCAAGAAAAGATAGACAAGTTTAAAGAAAGAGTTGCTACTTATGAGAGAGAAAATGGGAGTCCAAAATGGGAGTGTATTAATAATATTAATAATAAAAAAGAAGAAGAAATACTCAGCAAATACATAAACAAATGCAATTTCAAAATAGATCTTCCCTTCATCCTATTGAGATCAAACATAGAAAAAGCAGTAAAGATAGAACTTATAAAAGAGATTAAGAAGCACGAGAGGGACCTTGAGGTATTACCAAGCAAGGATTTAGCTTTAATAGGCATAGAACTTGAAAAAGGAAAAATAGGATGCGTTAAGAACTTCTTAGAGAAAAATGGATATTTAAATCAAAAGCTTAAGATCAAAAGTAGTAAGCAAGAGAATAAGATATACAAACTTAAAGAAATATTGTCGACAAAAGAGACAGAACTTAAAAAACAAAATTACGATGAAGCAGTGTTAAAAGAGAAGATTAGTAAAATATATGAAACTTACAAGAAAAAACCTCACTTTATAATAGAACAAGACAAATATGAGGATTTAGATCGTTTAATTAGAAGAATAAAAATCAATACCAAAATTTGCAAAAAGTCGGAAAGCAATGCAAATGATATAAAAAACAACATTTTTAGTATATTATTAGAACAGTTGAGGCATAAAGTAGACATAGGTATATTAATACCGGCTCTGAAAAAGCTTGTCAACACCAAAGATGAATTAAGGTATAGCAAGGTGGTTGATAATACGTATTACTACGAACTGCTTAAGATGATAAAGTGA
- a CDS encoding BTA121 domain-containing protein surface lipoprotein → MTIGRHLSLLIVLILLLLLLVVSCSPSPTSDKFEENIEVRFSELLDSFGLLDEEKAVIDEIRSILIDPDIGSERDYKTYTDYDFYGLLNDLGADRTKEMVANYLDHKEFREECCEEIKVVIDTVEDLALREELQAQLDAIEHDYKLRFKLLLSKSDLNYVCQGVGYGPYTARFININKIAKGIIRFEELYKNLTDVQKDAIIDIQKSGVGHSDLNFRFLLSWLNVAQLKDIITFHLNVLKEREAARVALENAPDVMAKRDLQTQFNDSDRGYELHLKWCFDGFEPYEAYNRVMKSTYVKRFTWIKNGALRLALTETRIFDAPYM, encoded by the coding sequence ATGACAATAGGGAGGCATCTCAGTTTATTAATAGTATTAATATTATTGTTATTATTGCTAGTAGTAAGTTGTAGCCCAAGTCCCACTTCAGATAAATTTGAGGAGAATATTGAAGTTAGATTTAGTGAACTTCTTGACAGCTTTGGGTTATTAGATGAAGAGAAAGCTGTAATTGATGAGATTAGGAGTATATTAATTGATCCCGATATTGGTAGTGAAAGGGATTACAAGACATATACTGATTATGATTTTTATGGGTTATTGAATGATTTAGGTGCTGATAGAACTAAAGAGATGGTGGCAAATTATCTGGATCATAAAGAATTTAGAGAAGAATGTTGTGAAGAGATAAAGGTAGTTATTGATACTGTTGAGGATTTAGCATTAAGAGAGGAACTTCAAGCACAACTTGATGCTATAGAGCATGACTATAAGTTACGCTTCAAGCTATTACTTAGTAAGTCTGATCTTAATTATGTATGTCAAGGTGTTGGTTATGGCCCTTATACGGCTAGATTTATTAATATTAACAAAATTGCTAAAGGCATTATAAGGTTTGAGGAGTTATATAAGAATCTTACAGATGTTCAGAAAGACGCAATTATAGATATACAAAAGAGTGGTGTAGGACATTCGGATTTGAATTTTAGATTTTTGTTGAGTTGGTTAAATGTTGCTCAACTTAAAGATATTATAACGTTTCATTTAAATGTTCTTAAAGAAAGAGAAGCTGCTAGAGTGGCTTTAGAGAATGCTCCTGATGTTATGGCAAAAAGAGATTTGCAAACACAATTTAATGATTCTGATCGTGGTTATGAGTTGCATTTAAAATGGTGTTTTGATGGGTTTGAGCCTTATGAGGCATATAATAGAGTTATGAAGAGTACGTATGTTAAAAGGTTTACTTGGATTAAAAATGGTGCTTTACGTCTTGCATTAACTGAAACACGTATTTTTGATGCTCCCTACATGTAA